The sequence CTTCGTGCCTCCCAAATCCCAATGTCTTCGACGACGACCAAGGGCGCTTCCTCGTCCTGGGCGGACCTGCCGCCGGACCTCCTGGGCCTCGTCCTGCGGCGCCTCCACTCCCTCGCCGACCGCGCCCGCGTCGGCGCCGTCTGCCGGCCGTGGCGCTCCGGCGCTCGCCTGCACCGGGACAACCTGCCCCCGGCGATGCCCTGGGTAGCGCTCGGCAACAAGGCCTACCTCGACGTCGTCAACGGCGACGCCGCGCGCAGGCTGAGCCTGCGCGTCCCCGCGAAGGCCCGCTGCCGCGGCTCCGACGGCCACCTCCTCTTCCTCacgcgcgccgccaccggcgagtGCTTCCTGGCGGACCCGTTCTCCGGGGCCGTGCTCCCCGTCGCCGACCTCTCCTCCTTCATCGAGGAGCGGACCCGCGGCGAGACGTTCTCGCGCGGCTTCGGCCTCAGCCTCAGCCTGCGCGTCCACAAGGCGGTGCTGCTCTGGCCTCCCCGCCATGGCTCCTCGTCGGAGCTCGAGCCCGTGGTCGCCGCGATGGTGAAGAACAGCACCAGCAGGTACAATACGACCGTGTTCGTCTGCAGGGCGGGGACGGACACGGCCCACACGGGCGTAGACAAGGAGAGCTACGGCGCCATGGCGGTGGACCTCCCGCTCGTCAAGGACGTGGCGTTCTTCCGTGGAGACCTCTACGCCCTCTCGACGCGCGACGAGCTCCTCGCCGTCCGGCTCGGCGAGGGCCCCCGCGGCAACCCGGCGATCACCACCGCCGTCGAGTCCGGGATCGAGGTCCCGGACGACGGAGAGTGCCGGTCGCACGCGCACGACGGGATCCGCCCCGCCGGCGACGTGCGTCTCGTCCAGTCCGGCGACCAGCTGCTGATGCTGAGACGGTGGGTcatcgacgacggcggcgacagCACCAGCAGCTTCGATGTCTACGAGGCGGATTTCGGCGCCAGCCCGTGCCGGTGGAGGCCGGTGAGCGGCCTGCGCGGCCGCGCGCTCTTCCTGGGGCGGTGCTGCTCCAAGTCCGTCCCTGTCGGCGATGGCCATTACGGCGCCCGGGAAGACTGCATCTACTTCGTGCGCCACGCCGGCGACTCTGGCATCTACGACATGGATTACCGCAGGGTGAGCCCGCTGGTGCCGGACGCCAAGGTTCTCCGGCGACACGGGCGATCGTGGAACCCGACGTGGGTTTTCCCTGACCAGTCTATAATTGAGGCCCATTATTATTATCTGAAGAAGTCATTGGCGCAGGGTGCTTGGGTTGCTTGGAGATCCTAATGATCGTTACGTGCACAATGTGTTCTTGAAAAACTAATCTATAGCATAAAATTTTGCAATTTCGTATCAAAATAACAAGGCCAAATTTGGTGTATAGAAGTTTGCATGCCTATTGAATAATATAGGCGGGATAGTAGCTTAGatctgtttcaaaaaaaataaaaaaataaaaggcaTTTGCAGTTTTTTTTCATGAACTTTCACCACTTTTGGTGCATTAGAGTATCTCTAAGAGCTATTGTATCTATGAATAGCTAAAATCCTAATATAGCTATTATGTAAAACGATATAGCTAGCGAAAAAGTATGAAATCCAACAGTTTCTCCAAAATTTAAAAAAGGATGACTAATGTTCAGCGCTAGACAAAGATGCCCAGGAGCACCCCTGGATTGAAAACAAGGACAGAAGACGAGAGGTAGATAGAGTTTTTGTTGGATGAGAATTttatattttccttttcttttttttgttttcactaTATATGCACCCCATTAAAAGCTAGATACTGTCCGTGTGGATGACGATTCCGTCGATTTGATGCCACAGGATATGAGTGCTCGTATTTGGTTGGATGCCAGTCATATACGAAATTCTCCAGATAGGCACTTGTATGCAATTGTTGTTTGGGCTGAGCATCAAGCAATTTGCTGAAATTGTTTGATGCCGATGAATGAGCAAAAGATGAGGAAAATTTTAAGTGACTAAGGCAGTGAGTGACCTTTACCTACGACCCTTCTAAATTTTTGTCTTCTTTTGGAAACATTTGTGATTGGCGACACAAACATCTGCGCCTGTGACTATACTATGGGTACTATATGTCGAGGCCTCGAGGGTATCTATCACCAACCgttaatcatcatcatcacgcCTTCAATTCGTGCCATCAGGTAGTTCTGTCGctcagattttttttccttttttttcttttgagtaacATGCCCATTATAGCTAAGTTTTTCAATTATTGTTCGCAATTATAGCTATTTTTTCCTAAGTAATGAGCGACATGCCTGTCAACAGCAAAGATATCTGCGATTTCGATAATCCTAACATCAGCTGGTACAAGTAGGGTTTacatttctttcaaaaaaaaagtagctAGGGTGTCCATGAGTGTGTTTTTAGGCCAGGGTGCACGTACCACATTCCAAAATAATCAAGTCATCAGTTGGCAGATGACAGCTGCCTGTCAAAACGAAGTGGATCATTACGAACTTCATTTCATAGCCTACAGTACTAGGAACAgattgtgacggaaccgccaaattaaaactctaattaagcgtaatggccgtcatttgaacacatcgggctcattagcttaacggcttaatttggcgatcctttcgcaacccacgtcccgatcgaaacatcaccgatagtcccacgcgaaggtgggcgcagatggtacaagcacgacacatatttgaatatacaacaaatatacatagaacttgaccttaagttttacaaaccgagttgaaTAAATATATAATTCACAAACTTTACAATACTGAAATCCTGGTTCGTCTAGAGGAACGGGGCCTACAGCTACCAAAAGTGAACCCTAGAGAGATCCCTACTAAACGTCCGGCTCCACGACCACCCATCcatctgcatcccggcggatgaacttggcgcagcagggacagaagtctacgtctgcgtgccctgaaataatgttggcaacaaaccctgagtattctaatactcagcaaggcttacccgaccagtgggtataacttagcccacatagctagacatgcaaggcttttggctggtggttattttgcagaaaaagcaactaaagtaattccttactttcattattttagcttcagattctatataaattaactctcaTCTCATATTCGCAAAGACctactatagcaatcatggtgatgcaagcaaaataattcgatgagctcaatattttatataaacatacctaactcatattctacatttttgctacggtgtgacaaagagaccaaggccctcatgaccgcgagacacggcgaatcgatccgatttaaccttgcaaggtggacctaaccaacacggcacgtatttgccccgtcggactatacataccaaccattcccctccccgcctcgaactacaggaaccagcccaacgacatatggtcagccgagctcaacgtgagaccaccaaaagtaaacacatgcatcccaattctccgcgactactcgactcgccccaggagttgggtgcgggttcctgtactttcgaagcaaggcagtactcggcttaccggtttcgactacctcctactcccggcatgcggttagtacagttcaatccccgatcagcactgccacatccaccggtccttaatcgacacagacggggctaagacacccaggaaccctgtcctgctgccatacctatccatcatccccgcccggtctcacatttccatgTTCATTTCGAAACCAATCTCACCTACTGAATTATATAAAGATAATaacgtatctcgcgagtaaccggaaattactcgactcctaacatcctacatctcgcgagtgcaggagaccactcgtcttctaccggtaacattaagcttagcacaactatcgtcctatacatgctagtataactccgGGAATCCtatgaatcatgcaactagggttccaaacaattcctgaacttaatgcacaagtagtagaaacatacataggtgtcttaatttaaaatactaggatgtgcaccggggcttgccttgcgcctgctgctcaacactggggccagacgggccttgggccgggtgctcacacctctcctcttggGCTTGCGTCGTTTGCTCTTGTGGTGCCGCGATCACCTCAAAGACGTCTCCCTCagatgcggatgctacacgtatgcatatgaattaaatgagtgcagcccaagaatgtaactagtttactttaactgaaataccctgcggactgtccgcgcctgagtggcggactgtccgccgcactatcctaccaacccaacagaggcaacaacgtctctggaacccTTTTCCCAttttacctgcggactgtccggccacccctggcggaccgtccgcagttcaagtactcaacccaccagagacgaaaacgtctctggacaattccctagactctactgcggactgtccgcgcccaagtggcggaccgtccgcagttcaaccctgcgaacccccagagacgacatcgtctctggaacaaattcaagcctcaacggcggaccgtccgctcccctatagcggactgtccgcagtcaaccttgcaaaaacaaccagaggcaacatcgtctctggacaaaaactaacctgaccggcggaccgtccgcgccttccaggcggaccgtccgcgataactAATTTCTGACCTTCGCCCTaggcggcagcaagggcggcggcgacggcggaggccgtgctccggcgccggcgacacgtcatggaaggggaaaaaggctgtgaagcataagggactcaccacgaatccattcccgcggtcggttcgagtggaggacgaccggagaggcggatcggcgGTGGAGCAAGCCTCAAGCACCCCCAGTGGTGTCCGGCGGTGGTGGAAAGATTCcggccggggataagccggtttaggggtttgggaaggtggaggaggtgacgAGGAAGGTTCctgcgcgaggaatcgaggtctggtggacggaggagggagatcgaagcaagggcgacgatggcgcgggagctcgagctccgctcggctctgcaagagaagaggaagaagagaggattgACGAGTGGGTCCCAAGCCCATCCAGATGAATATCTGGGCGAcgcctcgcggactgtccgcgtggtggttgttacaatcctaccccctaaaagaaatctcgccccgagatttaaGGAATAGCTAAAGGGAGAGTTATAAATTGGTGTGTACCTTGATAGACTTGTAGCAATTCCGGACATTTAGCCTGGACaaattcctccgtctcccaagtagcttcccgctcggagtggttgctccattgcactttatagaaaacactggtttgattccgagtgaccctggtTTTGTGATCAACGATTTTGATTGGGTATTCGGGATAGACCAGATCGGGTTCCACTTGTAGTTTCTCAATGTCAAGCACCTTctctggaacacggaggcatttcctgAGCTGAGATACgtggaatatattatgaaccgcggataagTGGGCAGGaagctccaaacggtatgccactggcccacattgctcaacaataagaaaaggcccaacataacgaggtgcgagctttcctTTCACCCCGAACCGTtgaacccctttcattggagatacccgcagaTAGACATGATCCCCCACTAGAAACAGGGTGGATTGACGcttcttgtccgcataactcttttgtcgggattggGCAATCTTCAAATTTTCCTGAATGACCCGAACCTGCTCTTCTGCTTCATTCACCATATCGGGCCCAAAGAAAGTTCTCTCCCccgcttctgaccaattcaaaggcgTTCTGCATTTCCGTCCATATAAGGCCGCAAATGGAGCcatcttgatgctttcttgataactgttgttataagcaaactcggccaatggcaagcactcatcccatttctgaCTGTAGGTGAGCACGCAAGCTCTAAGCATGTCCTCTAATATTTGGTTTATTCTCTCTGTCTGACCGTCAGTCTGGGGATGATAAGCCGAGCTGCGGAGGAGCCGAGTGCCGAGGGCGGCATGAAAGTGCTCCCAAAACCGGGCAATGAACTGAGCACCCCGGTCTGAAATGATTGTTTTTGGAAttccatgaagactcacaatgcGATCTATATATAGCTGAGCGTATTGCTTCACCGCATGTGTGGTCTTTACCGGTAGAAAATGGGCCGACTTGGTGAGACGATCtacaataacccatatcgagtcataccccttggaagttttgggtagaccgacgatgaaatccatactaatgtcttcccacttccaggatggaatactcaATGGCTGCAAGGGGCCGGCTGATCTCAAGTGGCTAGCCTTAACCCTccgacaggtgtcacattctgacacataacttgcgatttcccgcttcatccttgtccaccaaaaccgctgtttcagatcctgatacatcttgttgctgccaggatggatagaatacctagagaggtgagcctcatcaagaatttgtttcctgagttctaaatccttaggtaccaccagccggttcttaaaccataacacacccTCGCCATCTAACTGAAAACATGCCACACGAGGGTCACCTTCCATGAGCCTCTGCCTAATCCTTTCCATGCCAATATTATCTCTTTGAGCGGCAATAATTTGATCCCGCAGTGTGGGAGTGAGGGTAATATGAGTAAGTGTACCCTCAGCTACTATAGCCAAAttcaacttctccatctcttggcATAGAGTTGCATGCATAGGGGTTACTGAGATACAGTTGCAACTTGCCTTTCTGCTCAATGCAtctgctaccacattagctttgcccgggtgatagtggatttccagatcataatccttaatcaattccaaccaccgtctctggcgcaagTTTAGCTCATTCTGAGTAAAAATATACTTTAGACTCTTGTGGTCGGAGTATATATGCACAGGattacccagaagataatgacgccaaATCTTCAGcgcatgcaccactgctgccaattccaaatcatgagtggcataattctcttcGTGTCGCCTAagtgctctggaagcataagctatcacccgctgatcttgcataaggacgcagccaaGGCCCGTACCTAATGCATCacatacaaacatcaaggccagAATCATACCTGGCTAAGTCAAAGGCGGAAATGAGAATGCggccaaaactcatacctgatgcatcacaataaacatcaaatgATCGAGTGATATCTGGCTGAGCCAGGACAGGAGCAGACGTCAGAAGTCTTCTCAAGGTCTGGAAAGCCTGCTCACAATTGTTGCCCCAACTAAATCTCACTCCTTTCTTGAGTAATTcggtcatgggcctagcaatttttgagaactccggtacaaaccggcgataatatcctgctagcccaagaaaacttcgaatcTCAGGAACAGAGGTAGGAGCCTGCCAATccaggacatcctgaatcttgctaggatcaacagaaatccctttgtccgagatgatgtggcccaagaactggacttccttgagccaaaaatcgcatttgctaaatttggcatacagcttgtgctcccgcaggcgctgaagcacaatgcggagatgctctgcatgctcttcttcattcttggaaaatataagaatgtcgtcgatgaaaacaacgacaaacttatctagctcaggcatgaataccgagttcatgaggtacatgaaataagaatgtcgtcgatgaaaacaacgacaaacttatctagctcaggcatgaataccgagttcatgaggtacatgaaatgagcaggggcattggttagcccgaaagacatgaccagatattcaaaaagtccgtatctggtggaaaaagctgtcttgggaatatcctcagctctaatctttatctgataatagccagagcggagatcaatcttggaaaatactttggccccgaatagctgatcaaacagaatatcaatccggggaaggggatatttattcttgattgtgacaGCATTTAGAAgtctgtagtccacacacaacctgaggctttcatcttttttttcacaaagagtgcaggacagccccagGGTGACTTACTAGGACGGATGTAGCCCTTATCAAGCAATtcctgcaattgcttctttagctctgctagctcattgggtggcatccggtaaGGTCTCCTAGATATCGGTGCCgtacccggttgcaattcaatggcaaaTTCCACATCACGGTCCggtggcattccaggcaaatcatccggaaagacgtccggatattcacacaccactggtatgtcCTCCAGCTTCTTGCCCTCAGCGTGGTGCACCGCATGAGTCAAAGACGCTGGATCCCTCAAATTCAAAGTCATACTACCATGAATAAAGGAGTTGATGTGCACGGATTGTGAGGTCGTGTCCAGAGTAACTCCCTGaccctccatccagttcatacccaatataatatctatcctttgggttggtaaCATTATCAGGGCCATAGGGAAAATTTTTCCTTGCAACTGTAGGGGTACTTGCTTAACAAACTGATTGGTGATTAACTTTCCCCCAGGCGAATGAATGTGGTATGGCTTGGGCATGCTTTCAACTTTTAATCCCAGTCTAACAATACACCCCTTGCTAATAAAGGTATGAGACGCccctgaatcaaataatactgtaacgggttgttcatttactgagaacgtacccgccatcactggagctccctcaggaataccctcgagggtggtgtagtgcacttgccccggcttgaagtgggccacttgctgcttctgaCCCTGCTGGCTCGACTGCTGGCCTTGCTTGGGTGCCATTGGGCAATTCCGTGCAAAGTGACCCGGCtgcccgcagttgtagcacggaaacagattggggcgcacccccggctgctgcacccagaccttctgctcattctactgaggagcaggaggcctgaccatcccctgtggctgagtgtactgagggggcctgtatccccactgctgctgtggctggtgctgaaagggggctcgctgtgggcccgactgcaccaagCGAAACCTCTGAGGGGCACTGCTTGAGgatcccgctgccggcgcctttctcttcttttctgccttgtgagctaggtgggcgtcctcctgtatgatagccccgttgactagctcactgaaacTGTCGAACCTAACTATCGCcaagcgatcctggagcttggtactgagcccctgcctgaaacaggcctgcttcttctcgtcagtGTCCACATGGTACCCAGCATACTGTGAGAGAGTGTTGAATGCTTGGGAGTACTGTAGTACACTGTTATTGCCCtgcttcagggccaagaactcggtGAGCTTCCTGCGAATAACCCCTGCAGGAATATGATGCGCTCTGAAGGCTTCCTTGAACTGTTCCCAAGTGAAACGAGTGTCCGCGGGGAACATTGTCACATGATTATCCCACCATGTGCGTGCTGGGCCCCTAAGCTGCTGAGCGGCAAATCCtgccttgtccccatcattgtacTGGTGCAGGGTGAATTTGGACTCGATAGTCCGAAGCCAGCTGTCTGCCTCTAGCGGTTCATCCGCTTTATGGAAGAGCGGTGGTTGAGTAGCCAGAAACTCTGGATATCCAGGAGCAGGCGGCTGGTGGTGATGTCCAGGCTGCGGCGCTCTGCCCTGCGCCACGAGCTcacggaggagtgccgtctgctcatcgcgcccagtgagcatggccgcaatggcctgggccaactcaggagggttcggtggttctcccattctgcattcaaccatgacgAGGTTAGTTCCATCATCCATGGTAAATCAAGACAAAACCGATAGCAACTAATCCTTGCAAGTCATGGCACAATGCAGAATGTAGGGCTTCAAAAGAATTCTGAAGGATACTAGCAGGCGGGGCCAGGCGATCGATCGGCGCCACCAATTGGTCTGACCGAGCTGCCCTGGTCCAGCCGAAACTAGTAcggtggaccgtccgcagtacatgggcggaccgtccgcttccCAAAATCCTAGTtgaccggactgtccgcggagagtctgcggaccgtccgccgtgcgcactgtcaaccagattcaATTCCACCCGGCTCTGGTAAATTTTTCTCAAggtccggcggaccgtccgcgggtcctaaccggactgtccgctgaaCATGCCTCGCGACAGTGCCTCCGGTCCGGCCGACGATACTCTCGCAACCTTTTACGCCCCCTACCAACCCTCTCGATCCGTACGTCATCTACAAAGGTCCTTAGGATCGTAGACTCACACCCCCACCAATTCCCACGGaaaaaccccaaaaaccctTCAAAAATGAGATGCATGCTCGCCCTACGCACAAAacccatttttatatttttagaaaaactcGAAATTTAGTCACGCCTGTACCACCCTCGGTgagtttcggctctgataccagctgtgacggaaccgccaaattaaaactctaattaagcgtaatggccgtcacttgaacacatcgggctcattagcttaacggcttaatttggcgatcctttcgcaacccacgtcccgatcgaaacatcaccgatagtcccacgcgaaggtgggcgcagatggtacaagcacgacacatatttgaatatacaacaaatatacatagaacttgaccttaagttttacaaaccgagttgaataaatacataattcacAAACTTTACAATACTGAAATCCTGGTTCGTCTAGAGGAACGGGGCCTACAGCTACCAAAAGTGAACCCTAGAGAGATCCCTACTAAACGTCCGGCTCCACGACcacccatccctctgcatcccggcggatgaacttggcgcagcagggacagaagtctacgtctgcgtgccctgaaataatgttggcaacaaaccctgagtattctaatactcagcaaggcttacccgaccagtgggtataacttagcccacatagctagacatgcaaggcttttggctggtggttattttgcagaaaaagcaactaaagtaattccttactttcattattttaccttcagattctatataaattaactctcaTCTCATATTCGCAAAGACctactatagcaatcatggtgatgcaagcaaaataattcgatgagctcaatattttatataaacatacctaactcatattctacatttttgctacggtgtgacaaagagaccaaggccctcatgaccgcgagacacggcgaatcgatccgatttaaccttgcaaggtggacctaaccaacacggcacgtatttgccccgtcggactatacataccaaccattcccctccccgcctcgaactacaggaaccagcccaacgacatatggtcagccgagctcaacgtgagaccaccaaaagtaaacacatgcatcccaattctccgcgactactcgactcgccccaggagttgggtgcgggttcctgtactttcgaagcaaggcagtactcggcttaccggtttcgactacctcctactcccggcatgcggttagtacagttcaatccccgatcagcactgccacatccaccggtccttaatcgacacagacggggctaagacacccaggaaccctgtcctgctgccatacctatccatcatccccgcccggtctcacatttccatgTTCATTTCGAAACCAATCTCACCTACTGAATTATATAAAGATAATaacgtatctcgcgagtaaccggaaattactcgactcctaacatcctacatctcgtgagtgcaggagaccactcgtcttctaccggtaacattaagcttagcacaactatcgtcctatacatgctagtataactccgGGAATCCtatgaatcatgcaactagggttccaa comes from Panicum virgatum strain AP13 chromosome 4K, P.virgatum_v5, whole genome shotgun sequence and encodes:
- the LOC120704963 gene encoding uncharacterized protein LOC120704963, whose translation is MSSTTTKGASSSWADLPPDLLGLVLRRLHSLADRARVGAVCRPWRSGARLHRDNLPPAMPWVALGNKAYLDVVNGDAARRLSLRVPAKARCRGSDGHLLFLTRAATGECFLADPFSGAVLPVADLSSFIEERTRGETFSRGFGLSLSLRVHKAVLLWPPRHGSSSELEPVVAAMVKNSTSRYNTTVFVCRAGTDTAHTGVDKESYGAMAVDLPLVKDVAFFRGDLYALSTRDELLAVRLGEGPRGNPAITTAVESGIEVPDDGECRSHAHDGIRPAGDVRLVQSGDQLLMLRRWVIDDGGDSTSSFDVYEADFGASPCRWRPVSGLRGRALFLGRCCSKSVPVGDGHYGAREDCIYFVRHAGDSGIYDMDYRRVSPLVPDAKVLRRHGRSWNPTWVFPDQSIIEAHYYYLKKSLAQGAWVAWRS